A window of Argopecten irradians isolate NY chromosome 1, Ai_NY, whole genome shotgun sequence contains these coding sequences:
- the LOC138331588 gene encoding LOW QUALITY PROTEIN: uncharacterized protein (The sequence of the model RefSeq protein was modified relative to this genomic sequence to represent the inferred CDS: substituted 1 base at 1 genomic stop codon): MEPVQCVICRTTISDKSNSVQLREKGSLTIINVSTQRGDSLITKPGEFVHAACRKKYTHPTTVARELTPRKCDNAGADSPSLRSQIRFQFATHCLFCGQVAKLSNKKRGMDVFQVRTSDFQNVIIKVCEEREDEWASQVIGRIHSINDLHAADAIYHQTCNVNFRTKKYIPLAFSPDSKKSKTVKGRPNVSHDYFMKIVAYLKSNDSEQITVKDLVNKMSMMCGDLAYSTVYMKKKLIEHFGEAILITDICGNPGIVTLRDTAKSIIQEFYRRPKENQEDESSAIIEAAAKLLKSEIKSISASKTFFPAASDISSIEHNLEYIPNNLQTFLQLLFSEKDCNLKVMSIGQAIIQATRPRVLQPPLQLGLGVQLHHHFASKFLIDICHSLGFCSSYAEIQKFEASAAACLGTSIDGILPGSCIQFVADNVDHNVRTLDGNNSFHGMGIIAGVTPGMYTSQPIPRVNVAPDYLKLLGNIEITSYRQPTNSMASLSFPKLRAMNGADLAVRLDVFLNTIWTLRSPMPGLAGVMQMVQNGSHPGKSAITFLPMIDMSPSDMTCIYSTLEFACKLAKENGTTPIITFDQPLXWKAYTIIANEPQGSVIKTVVLHLGGFHLQMSFLGAIGYIMARSGLQQILETVYAPNAVTHILSGKAVARAVRGHMLIDTAIHSLLISRAFETDTENCHPEEGHILNTAADLYGSFTTGDLPMDTLLSSNVMEDIVGAISREIESLKGRRTSNLWIRYTDMVQLLKSFIRAERTGDWNLHLKCVHDMLPYFAAAGHNLYAKSAYIYLATMQNLGTTHPDVCALFMNGYHVLRRSDRYWAGLSSDLVIEQELMRSVKTTGGLTRGRGMGEVQRAQWLLSMPACADMNNAMQALTGTGYQTSDQHKETSTARQERDFRDIKTIIAVLKERNPFSDDPALRNLETGETAEDAVNQDSAREVGKAMIDEMTGRNILEHSFKRSKQVVTLDTKTSVKVDGDRIEVDPQLLFQRLTVASGHMYDYPADLFKYELFGFPSSLFDSSGFPRQAQKPALADAIWNMGNCGAESIPNDIISVIDGGSLLQKIPWAPGASFASICSSYIEYVSKKYDKPTIVFDE; this comes from the coding sequence ATGGAGCCTGTGCAATGTGTCATATGCAGAACGACAATCAGTGATAAATCCAATTCTGTTCAGTTAAGAGAAAAAGGTAGTCTGACCATCATTAATGTAAGTACACAGAGGGGCGATTCCTTAATTACAAAGCCAGGGGAATTTGTACATGCAGCATGCAGGAAAAAGTATACCCACCCAACTACCGTTGCTAGGGAGCTCACGCCAAGGAAATGTGACAATGCCGGTGCAGATTCACCTTCTCTTCGGTCTCAGATACGTTTCCAATTTGCCACACATTGCCTTTTCTGTGGACAAGTAGCGAAGCTTTCCAACAAGAAAAGAGGTATGGATGTTTTCCAGGTCCGAACAAgtgattttcaaaatgttatcatCAAAGTTTGCGAGGAAAGAGAAGATGAATGGGCGTCACAAGTAATAGGACGGATTCATTCAATCAATGATCTACATGCAGCAGATGCAATTTACCACCAGACTTGTAATGTTAATTTCAGGACAAAGAAATACATTCCTCTAGCATTCAGTCCAGACAGCAAAAAGAGCAAAACAGTTAAAGGGCGGCCTAATGTAAGTCATGACTATTTTATGAAGATTGTCGCTTATCTTAAAAGTAATGACTCTGAACAAATCACAGTCAAAGATCTTGTGAACAAGATGTCAATGATGTGTGGGGATCTAGCTTACAGTACAGTATACATGAAGAAGAAGCTTATTGAACATTTTGGAGAGGCCATTTTGATAACAGATATATGCGGAAATCCAGGTATTGTTACTCTACGGGACACGGCAAAATCCATAATCCAAGAATTTTATCGGCGACCTAAAGAGAACCAAGAGGATGAAAGTTCTGCCATCATTGAAGCGGCTGCAAAACTCTTGAAATCTGAAATTAAGTCGATATCAgcttcaaaaacattttttcctgCAGCATCTGACATTTCTTCCATTGAACACAACCTGGAATACATTCCAAACAACCTCCAAACCTTTCTGCAATTGCTCTTCAGCGAAAAAGACTGTAACTTAAAAGTTATGTCCATAGGTCAGGCTATCATCCAAGCAACTCGACCAAGAGTCTTACAACCACCACTACAGCTTGGATTGGGAGTTCAACTTCACCATCATTTTGCCTCTAAATTCCTAATCGACATTTGCCACAGTCTTGGATTTTGCTCATCATACGCCGAAATTCAGAAATTTGAGGCGAGTGCTGCGGCATGTCTTGGTACCTCCATTGATGGAATATTACCTGGGAGCTGCATCCAGTTTGTCGCAGACAATGTAGACCATAATGTTCGTACCTTGGACGGCAATAATAGTTTCCATGGAATGGGAATTATTGCAGGGGTGACACCAGGAATGTATACTAGTCAACCTATTCCTCGTGTAAATGTGGCACCAGACTACCTGAAGCTGTTGGGAAATATAGAGATAACGAGTTACCGACAACCCACTAACTCTATGGCTTCACTCTCTTTTCCTAAACTGAGAGCTATGAATGGGGCAGATTTAGCCGTGCGACTTGATGTTTTCCTGAATACAATCTGGACATTAAGGTCACCAATGCCGGGATTGGCTGGAGTTATGCAGATGGTTCAGAATGGAAGTCATCCTGGAAAATCAGCAATCACATTTCTTCCCATGATTGACATGAGCCCGAGTGATATGACATGCATCTACTCAACACTGGAATTCGCATGCAAGTTGGCTAAGGAGAACGGGACGACTCCAATCATTACTTTTGACCAGCCTCTCTAATGGAAGGCATATACTATTATTGCCAATGAGCCCCAAGGAAGTGTTATCAAGACCGTCGTCCTTCACCTTGGAGGATTTCATCTCCAGATGAGTTTTCTCGGAGCTATAGGTTACATAATGGCTAGATCCGGTCTCCAACAGATACTAGAGACTGTATATGCACCGAATGCTGTCACACACATCTTGAGCGGGAAGGCCGTAGCGCGGGCTGTCAGGGGTCACATGTTGATTGACACTGCCATACATTCTCTTCTTATTTCTCGTGCTTTTGAGACTGACACAGAGAACTGTCACCCCGAAGAAGGACACATCCTTAACACAGCTGCTGATCTGTATGGCAGTTTCACCACAGGAGATCTACCCATGGATACGTTATTGTCAAGTAATGTCATGGAAGATATAGTTGGTGCGATTTCCAGAGAGATAGAATCACTGAAAGGCCGACGAACATCCAATCTTTGGATTCGTTACACTGATATGGTGCAACTCCTCAAATCCTTCATAAGAGCCGAGAGAACAGGGGATTGGAATCTTCATCTGAAATGTGTCCACGATATGCTGCCATATTTTGCTGCTGCAGGACACAATTTGTATGCAAAATCTGCATACATATATCTTGCTACAATGCAGAACCTCGGCACCACACATCCAGATGTTTGCGCTTTATTCATGAATGGCTACCATGTTCTGAGAAGAAGTGATAGGTATTGGGCTGGTTTGTCTTCAGATCTTGTCATTGAGCAGGAGTTGATGAGGAGTGTGAAGACTACTGGAGGCTTGACAAGAGGACGGGGAATGGGGGAGGTCCAGAGAGCTCAATGGCTGCTGTCTATGCCAGCATGTGCTGATATGAACAATGCGATGCAAGCCTTAACTGGGACTGGGTATCAGACAAGTGACCAGCATAAAGAGACTTCTACAGCAAGACAGGAGAGAGACTTTCGCGATATCAAGACCATCATTGCAGTATTGAAGGAGCGAAATCCATTTTCAGATGACCCAGCCCTTCGTAATTTAGAAACCGGTGAAACTGCAGAAGATGCCGTGAACCAGGATTCAGCAAGAGAAGTTGGAAAGGCAATGATTGATGAAATGACTGGCCGTAACATTCTTGAACATTCCTTCAAAAGATCAAAACAAGTTGTTACTCTTGATACAAAGACTAGTGTAAAAGTCGATGGGGATAGGATTGAGGTGGACCCACAGCTGCTATTCCAGCGCCTTACTGTAGCTTCAGGTCACATGTATGATTATCCGGCTGACTTGTTCAAATACGAACTGTTTGGATTCCCGTCTTCTTTATTTGATTCTTCGGGCTTCCCGAGACAGGCACAGAAACCAGCCCTAGCTGATGCAATATGGAACATGGGAAACTGTGGCGCGGAGTCAATCCCAAACGATATCATAAGTGTCATTGACGGTGGTTCTCTACTTCAGAAAATACCATGGGCACCAGGAGCATCGTTCGCGTCCATTTGTAGCTCATACATCGAATATGTCAGTAAGAAATATGACAAACCAACTATTGTTTTTGACGAATAG